A portion of the uncultured Bacteroides sp. genome contains these proteins:
- a CDS encoding TonB-dependent receptor yields MKKNKRKLLPEYSKIFFALLALFLSLSAFAQKVTSTGQVIDSQNQPIIGGSVLEKGTTNGVITDLDGNFSLSVANGATLVISYVGYKPQEVKASTRMKIVLKEDNELLDEVVVIGYGSVKRKDVTTSISSVSTKDLDQRPIISAAQAIQGKAAGISVMQPSGEPGAGLAIRVRGTTSYNGSNDPLYVVDGVPMTDINYLSANDIESMQILKDASSAAIYGSRAANGVIMITTKQGAKGVAKIALNAHVGVTQVNNKIKSLNVAQYRELLSDMGKTLPDGLKDETNWFDETYRTGVTQNYQVSVSNGNEKWKYFLSGGYTDESGIIKSAFYKRYNFRANIENQVRSWLNVSANVAYSDYTSNGIISGQGANRGGVVLSVINTPTYGKIWDDANPGQYFTSFNGLNITHPLENMARSENNKKNTNRLIATGKAEITFLPELKWKSTFTLDREYNNTTNFLDPIKTSWGRNQHGEGKDERSQGSVLVFDNILTYNKSVKKHNFDVMVGSSWTGSKWSQSYINGSNYMNGAIQTLNAANNIAWDNTGTKGSEWSIMSYVGRLAYNYDSKYLITANMRADGSSKLHPSQRWGYFPSVSAAWRISSEEFMKEFTWINDLKLRGGWGQTGNQSALGDYSYFVRYNIHRVRWWEAGNEQAVPTLEQANIRTRDLTWETTSQTNIGIDFTILNNRLTFYADYYYKKTTDMLMGISTPEGLQVASTMTRNEGEMTNKGFEFTVNSRNLTGNFTWDTDFNISFNKNELTKLALTKVYLDAMTSDYAHDYVVRNQVGRPLGAFYGYISDGVNPETGELMYRDLNGDGAKDRTYIGDPNPDFTFGLTNSFSWKGFSLSVFLQGSYGNDIYNASRMDTEGMYNELNQSTRVLNRWRIPGQITDVPKAGFDMKNSSYFIEDGSYLRVKDISLSYNFTGKLLKKWGISRLQPYFTANNLITWTDYSGMDPEVNQWANNGAVQGIDWGTYPQSKSFVFGLNVEF; encoded by the coding sequence ATGAAAAAGAACAAGCGAAAACTCCTCCCGGAGTATAGCAAGATTTTCTTTGCTCTATTAGCATTGTTTCTATCATTAAGTGCGTTCGCACAAAAGGTTACTTCCACAGGGCAAGTAATTGATTCTCAAAACCAACCAATTATTGGTGGTAGTGTGCTCGAAAAAGGTACTACCAACGGGGTTATTACCGATCTGGACGGCAACTTTTCGCTGAGTGTTGCTAATGGTGCGACACTCGTTATCTCTTATGTGGGCTATAAACCGCAAGAGGTCAAAGCAAGTACCCGCATGAAGATCGTGTTGAAAGAAGATAATGAGTTGCTCGATGAGGTGGTGGTTATCGGTTATGGTTCGGTGAAACGTAAAGATGTGACGACTTCCATTTCCAGTGTATCTACCAAAGATCTTGATCAACGTCCCATTATTTCTGCAGCCCAGGCCATTCAGGGTAAGGCAGCCGGTATCTCTGTGATGCAACCCAGTGGTGAACCGGGTGCAGGCTTGGCTATCCGTGTGCGTGGTACTACTTCCTATAATGGAAGTAATGACCCGCTCTATGTCGTGGACGGGGTGCCGATGACGGACATCAATTATCTTTCGGCCAATGACATTGAGAGTATGCAGATACTCAAAGATGCCTCCTCGGCTGCTATCTATGGTTCTCGTGCAGCGAATGGTGTCATTATGATTACGACCAAACAGGGAGCTAAGGGTGTGGCAAAAATAGCGTTGAATGCACATGTAGGTGTCACTCAGGTGAACAACAAGATAAAATCTCTCAATGTGGCTCAATATAGAGAGCTGCTGAGTGACATGGGAAAAACGCTTCCAGACGGACTGAAAGATGAAACCAATTGGTTTGATGAAACGTATCGCACCGGAGTAACACAGAACTACCAAGTATCTGTATCCAATGGCAACGAGAAATGGAAATATTTCCTTTCCGGTGGCTATACGGACGAAAGCGGAATCATTAAGAGTGCTTTCTATAAACGTTATAATTTCCGTGCTAATATAGAGAACCAGGTACGCTCTTGGTTGAATGTTAGTGCCAATGTGGCCTATTCCGATTATACCAGCAATGGAATTATTTCCGGTCAGGGTGCTAATCGTGGAGGCGTTGTTCTTTCAGTAATCAACACACCTACTTATGGGAAAATATGGGATGACGCTAATCCTGGGCAGTATTTTACTTCTTTTAATGGGTTAAATATCACTCATCCATTGGAGAACATGGCTCGTAGCGAGAATAACAAAAAGAATACGAATCGGCTGATTGCTACCGGAAAGGCCGAGATTACTTTTCTACCTGAGCTTAAGTGGAAGTCAACGTTTACGCTCGATCGTGAATATAACAACACTACTAACTTCCTTGATCCGATTAAAACGAGTTGGGGAAGAAATCAACATGGGGAAGGAAAAGACGAACGTTCTCAAGGCAGCGTTCTTGTTTTTGATAATATCCTGACTTACAACAAGTCAGTGAAAAAACATAATTTTGATGTGATGGTTGGTTCTTCGTGGACTGGTTCTAAATGGTCTCAGAGTTACATTAACGGTTCTAACTATATGAACGGTGCTATTCAAACATTGAATGCAGCCAACAACATTGCGTGGGATAATACTGGTACTAAAGGTTCCGAATGGTCCATCATGTCTTACGTTGGTCGTCTGGCTTACAATTATGACAGCAAATATCTGATCACTGCAAATATGCGCGCCGACGGTTCTTCGAAATTGCATCCCAGTCAGCGTTGGGGCTATTTCCCTTCCGTATCAGCTGCATGGCGCATCTCTTCGGAAGAGTTTATGAAAGAATTCACTTGGATCAATGACTTGAAATTGCGTGGAGGTTGGGGACAGACCGGTAATCAGTCGGCTCTTGGTGACTATTCTTACTTTGTGCGTTATAACATCCATCGGGTGCGATGGTGGGAAGCTGGCAATGAACAGGCTGTACCTACGCTTGAACAAGCTAATATTCGCACCAGAGATTTGACTTGGGAAACGACTAGTCAGACCAACATCGGTATTGACTTCACTATACTTAATAACCGTCTTACTTTTTATGCCGATTATTATTATAAAAAGACGACAGATATGTTGATGGGAATATCTACTCCTGAGGGATTACAGGTTGCAAGTACAATGACTCGCAATGAAGGAGAAATGACAAACAAAGGTTTTGAGTTTACCGTTAACTCTCGTAATCTTACCGGGAATTTCACTTGGGATACTGACTTCAATATTTCTTTCAATAAGAATGAATTGACCAAGTTGGCACTAACCAAGGTTTATCTTGACGCCATGACAAGTGATTATGCACACGATTATGTTGTACGCAATCAAGTAGGCCGACCGTTGGGGGCTTTTTATGGATACATTAGTGACGGTGTGAATCCTGAAACCGGTGAATTGATGTATCGTGATTTGAACGGAGATGGTGCAAAAGACCGTACTTATATTGGTGATCCGAATCCTGACTTCACTTTTGGTTTAACCAACTCATTCTCATGGAAAGGATTTAGTCTGAGCGTGTTTTTACAAGGTAGTTATGGTAATGATATCTACAATGCTTCTCGTATGGATACAGAGGGTATGTATAATGAATTGAATCAATCAACCCGTGTGCTTAATCGTTGGCGCATACCCGGACAGATTACCGATGTGCCCAAGGCTGGTTTCGACATGAAAAACTCATCTTATTTCATTGAAGACGGTAGCTATCTCCGCGTGAAAGATATTTCACTCTCTTACAACTTTACCGGTAAGTTACTTAAGAAATGGGGCATTAGCCGCTTGCAACCTTACTTCACAGCCAACAACCTGATTACCTGGACCGATTATTCGGGCATGGACCCGGAGGTAAATCAATGGGCAAATAATGGAGCTGTGCAGGGTATCGATTGGGGTACTTATCCTCAGAGTAAATCGTTTGTGTTTGGTTTAAATGTTGAATTTTAA
- a CDS encoding tyrosine-protein phosphatase → MYKNLLSWLSMILLLPSCSDNSPNISVVCEENNVGNCVIKWETAPLIKGQVKVYASTDPEVITEDIPVAMTDISNQQLTIVTNNPEKRYYYMMVFNNQYRVKIATRNINIPGIQNFRDLGGYKAAEGKNIRWGILYRSGEINHLQECSFKKLKQIGIRTIIDLRSNEELANVTPLQKGFHVIHIPIATGSMDGILKDLQQNKIKGDTISRIIKNVYRDLTIRYQSEYKKIIEALLDKQNYPIVFHCSEGKGRTDVVAALILNALGVNEDIIMEDYHLSNNYFSIPQAVSKYAYKQPVKSQEAITTLFSTQDDFLNAAKEEIEKNYGDVDTYLKKRLGLNKEKRARLRDILLE, encoded by the coding sequence ATGTACAAAAACTTGTTGAGTTGGCTAAGCATGATTCTACTACTTCCCTCTTGTTCGGACAATTCTCCAAACATATCAGTGGTGTGCGAAGAAAACAATGTAGGCAATTGCGTCATCAAATGGGAAACAGCTCCCCTGATAAAGGGGCAGGTCAAGGTATATGCTTCAACAGACCCTGAAGTGATAACAGAGGATATCCCTGTGGCAATGACTGATATTTCTAATCAGCAACTCACCATCGTCACCAATAACCCGGAAAAAAGGTATTACTACATGATGGTGTTCAACAACCAATATCGGGTAAAAATAGCCACACGAAACATAAACATCCCAGGCATTCAAAACTTTCGGGATTTGGGTGGCTACAAAGCCGCGGAGGGCAAAAACATTCGTTGGGGCATCCTATACCGATCGGGAGAAATAAACCATTTGCAAGAATGTTCCTTCAAAAAGTTGAAACAGATCGGGATAAGAACAATCATCGATCTGCGCTCCAACGAAGAATTGGCAAATGTAACCCCTTTGCAGAAAGGTTTCCATGTCATTCACATCCCCATTGCCACAGGCAGCATGGATGGCATACTAAAAGATCTCCAACAAAACAAAATAAAAGGAGATACGATCTCACGCATCATCAAGAATGTATATCGAGATTTGACAATCCGCTATCAATCGGAATACAAAAAAATAATAGAAGCGCTATTGGATAAGCAAAATTATCCGATTGTTTTTCATTGTTCCGAAGGCAAAGGACGCACAGATGTGGTGGCAGCACTTATTCTAAACGCTTTAGGAGTCAATGAAGACATCATCATGGAAGATTACCACCTGAGCAACAACTACTTCAGCATACCCCAAGCTGTGTCAAAATATGCTTATAAGCAACCGGTCAAGTCACAGGAAGCGATCACTACCTTATTTTCAACGCAAGACGATTTTTTGAATGCTGCCAAAGAGGAGATTGAGAAAAATTACGGAGATGTGGACACTTATCTCAAGAAACGTCTCGGGCTAAACAAAGAAAAGAGAGCACGACTAAGAGATATCCTGCTGGAATAA
- a CDS encoding TIGR00730 family Rossman fold protein: MEKIGIFCSASNEIDQEFVEATRQLGEWMGKEKKTLVYGGTNLGLMECIAQASKMNGGKVIGIIPTLLEENGRTSSLPDQIIQTRNLSDRKDRIVEKSDILVALPGGVGTLDEVFHVISAASLGYHSKKVVFYNVAGFYDSLLAVLNEMEQKNFIRTQQRNTYAVANSFEQLALLLK; encoded by the coding sequence ATGGAGAAGATCGGAATTTTCTGTTCCGCATCCAACGAAATCGATCAGGAATTTGTTGAAGCTACGCGCCAATTAGGCGAATGGATGGGAAAAGAAAAAAAAACACTCGTGTACGGAGGAACAAACCTTGGACTAATGGAATGCATTGCTCAGGCAAGCAAAATGAACGGAGGGAAGGTCATAGGCATTATTCCTACACTATTGGAAGAAAACGGACGAACAAGTTCCTTGCCCGACCAAATCATACAAACCCGGAATCTCAGCGATAGAAAAGATAGAATTGTAGAAAAATCGGATATTCTTGTAGCACTTCCCGGTGGAGTGGGCACACTCGACGAGGTCTTTCATGTTATCTCTGCGGCAAGCCTGGGCTATCATAGTAAGAAAGTCGTGTTTTACAATGTAGCCGGATTTTATGATTCCTTACTGGCCGTTCTTAATGAAATGGAGCAGAAAAATTTCATTCGCACACAACAACGCAATACTTATGCTGTGGCAAACTCATTTGAGCAACTTGCCCTCCTATTAAAATAA
- a CDS encoding DEAD/DEAH box helicase, which translates to MKNFEELGVSPEILKAIKEMGYENPMPVQEEVIPYLLGEGNDVVALAQTGTGKTAAFGLPIIQKINVKKRIPQSLVLCPTRELCLQIAGDLNDYSKYIDGLKVLPVYGGSSIESQIRSLKNGVHIIVATPGRLLDLMQRKTVSLSTITNVIMDEADEMLNMGFTESINAILADVPEDRNTLLFSATMSPEIARISKNYLRNAKEITIGRKNESTNNVKHVAYMVQARDKFAALKRIADFYPQIYGIIFCRTRKETQEIADKLMQEGYSADSLHGELSQAQRDAVMQKFRIRNIQILVATDVAARGLDVDDLTHVINYGLPDDTESYTHRSGRTGRAGKTGTSIAIVNMREKGKLREIERIIGKKFIIGTMPTGKEICEKQLIKVIDDIEKVKVNEEEIEDFMPSIYRKLEWLSKEDVIKRMVSMEFNRFLEYYRDRQEIEAPSADGRGERGERERRDRSDDGGRGRKAEAGYTRLFINMGKMDNFFATQLIELINKNVSKRVQIGRIDLMKNFSFFEVENEQTQTVIESLNNSSVGGRKVSVEVAGEESGSAPRGEGRGERKYGAPRRSEGAKPFRASRAKSTTSREERGYETARGPKKKEDWQNLLNGKEPDFSEEGWARRKPKK; encoded by the coding sequence ATGAAGAATTTTGAAGAGTTAGGTGTTTCTCCGGAAATACTTAAAGCAATTAAAGAAATGGGATATGAGAATCCCATGCCGGTACAAGAAGAAGTAATACCCTATTTGCTGGGAGAGGGTAATGATGTAGTAGCTCTTGCGCAAACCGGAACAGGAAAGACTGCTGCCTTCGGTCTACCAATCATACAGAAAATAAACGTAAAGAAACGTATTCCACAATCACTCGTTCTGTGCCCCACCCGCGAGCTTTGCTTGCAGATAGCCGGTGATTTGAATGACTATTCCAAATACATTGACGGATTAAAAGTGCTTCCCGTATATGGAGGATCCTCCATCGAAAGCCAGATTCGCAGCCTGAAAAACGGTGTGCACATCATCGTTGCTACTCCGGGACGTTTACTCGACCTGATGCAACGTAAAACGGTATCATTATCGACCATCACTAACGTTATTATGGACGAGGCCGACGAGATGCTCAATATGGGCTTCACCGAAAGCATCAACGCTATCTTGGCCGACGTGCCCGAAGATCGCAACACATTGTTGTTCTCGGCTACCATGTCACCCGAAATAGCCCGCATATCAAAGAACTACCTTCGTAATGCCAAAGAAATCACCATCGGCCGCAAAAACGAAAGTACCAACAACGTGAAACACGTGGCTTACATGGTGCAGGCAAGAGACAAATTCGCCGCACTGAAACGAATTGCCGACTTTTACCCACAAATATATGGTATCATTTTCTGCCGTACCCGTAAGGAAACACAAGAGATCGCAGACAAATTGATGCAAGAAGGCTACAGCGCAGACTCGCTACATGGCGAACTGTCGCAAGCTCAACGCGATGCCGTAATGCAAAAATTCCGCATACGCAACATACAAATACTTGTAGCTACCGACGTAGCCGCACGCGGACTCGACGTGGACGATCTGACTCACGTCATCAACTACGGATTACCTGATGATACGGAGAGCTATACTCACCGTAGCGGACGTACAGGACGCGCAGGAAAAACAGGAACTTCCATCGCCATCGTTAACATGCGCGAAAAAGGAAAATTGCGTGAGATAGAACGCATCATCGGTAAGAAGTTTATCATAGGAACAATGCCTACAGGCAAAGAAATCTGTGAAAAGCAACTGATCAAGGTGATCGACGATATCGAAAAGGTAAAAGTAAACGAAGAAGAGATAGAAGACTTCATGCCTTCTATCTATCGCAAACTGGAATGGCTTAGCAAGGAAGACGTGATTAAGCGTATGGTATCAATGGAGTTCAACCGCTTCCTGGAATACTACCGTGATCGCCAGGAAATAGAAGCACCAAGTGCTGACGGACGTGGCGAAAGAGGTGAAAGAGAAAGACGCGATCGCAGTGATGATGGTGGAAGAGGACGTAAGGCCGAAGCAGGATATACCCGTCTTTTCATCAACATGGGAAAAATGGATAACTTCTTTGCCACTCAACTAATAGAGCTTATAAACAAAAACGTAAGCAAACGCGTACAGATAGGACGTATCGACCTGATGAAGAATTTTTCATTCTTCGAAGTTGAAAACGAACAAACGCAAACCGTCATTGAATCTCTGAACAATTCATCAGTAGGCGGCCGCAAGGTTTCCGTAGAGGTGGCCGGTGAAGAAAGTGGCAGCGCTCCGAGAGGAGAAGGCAGAGGCGAAAGAAAATATGGCGCACCTAGAAGAAGCGAAGGAGCAAAGCCTTTTAGAGCTTCTCGGGCCAAAAGCACTACAAGCCGTGAAGAACGCGGATACGAAACTGCCAGAGGACCAAAGAAGAAAGAAGATTGGCAAAATCTATTGAACGGTAAAGAACCGGACTTCAGCGAAGAAGGATGGGCAAGAAGAAAGCCAAAGAAATAA
- a CDS encoding DUF6377 domain-containing protein has protein sequence MRISFLLTGLLLSSGIAFADNEIDSLLNVLDRTITAHHSFSAKREAHIIKLQQSLGGVSSLDQAYDLNMLLFKEYRAYVCDSAIHYLDKNIEIARAMKDEFKENESKLLLSYLLASSGMYKESVDMLQTINRPKLSQTLLPDYFSCFDHVYGELAYYTQDKQSTVLYRKISDTYKDSLYNILNHGTDLFLSMKETGFRDNRQFAEALHINDLRLLKAPFGTPEYALIMFHRALVFQQNGDLEQEKKYLALSAISDIQSAIKDHASLWMLAQLLYEDGDVERSYRYIRFSWDETNFYNARLRSMQSAGILSLIDKTYQALIEKQNRQLENYLMLISVLVLMLVGALTYIYRQMKRLSVARNHLQTANGQLKQLNNDLQQMNLCLQSTNLELSESNQIKEEYIGRFIKLCSTYIDKLDAYRRMVSKKISTGQAGELLKIVRSQDALELELKELYDNFDSAFLQLFPDFVKKFNELLQDGEPVLPKKGELLNTELRIFALIRLGIEDSSQIAEFLRYSVNTIYNYRAKVKNKARVSREDFESLVCKIR, from the coding sequence TTGAGGATTAGCTTTCTGTTGACCGGCCTATTGCTTTCTTCCGGTATTGCCTTTGCCGATAATGAAATAGATTCGCTGTTGAATGTGCTCGACAGGACAATAACCGCACACCATTCCTTTAGTGCTAAGAGAGAAGCGCATATTATAAAACTTCAGCAAAGCTTGGGTGGCGTGAGTTCTCTGGATCAAGCGTATGATTTGAATATGTTGCTCTTTAAGGAGTATCGTGCTTATGTTTGCGATTCGGCCATTCATTATCTCGATAAAAACATAGAGATTGCCCGGGCTATGAAAGATGAGTTCAAAGAAAATGAAAGTAAACTACTGCTCTCTTATCTTTTGGCTTCCTCAGGCATGTATAAAGAATCTGTAGATATGCTTCAAACGATTAATCGCCCTAAGCTATCTCAAACTCTCTTGCCTGATTATTTCTCCTGCTTTGATCATGTTTACGGAGAGTTGGCTTATTACACGCAAGATAAACAAAGCACGGTGCTTTATCGTAAAATCTCGGATACATATAAGGACTCACTTTATAATATTTTGAATCATGGCACAGATCTTTTCTTGTCGATGAAAGAGACAGGATTTAGAGACAACAGGCAGTTTGCTGAGGCTCTTCACATCAATGACCTTCGACTACTAAAAGCACCTTTCGGCACTCCGGAGTATGCACTCATCATGTTTCATCGGGCCTTGGTGTTTCAGCAAAATGGCGATTTGGAACAAGAGAAGAAGTACCTTGCTCTTTCGGCCATTTCCGATATTCAATCGGCTATTAAAGACCACGCCTCGTTGTGGATGCTGGCCCAATTGCTCTATGAAGATGGTGATGTGGAGCGATCTTACCGCTACATCCGTTTCTCGTGGGATGAGACCAACTTCTACAATGCCCGGCTACGGAGCATGCAGAGTGCCGGAATCCTTTCGCTCATCGATAAAACCTACCAAGCCCTGATTGAGAAACAAAACCGCCAGCTCGAGAATTACCTGATGCTCATCAGTGTCTTGGTGCTGATGCTTGTGGGAGCCTTGACCTACATTTATCGGCAGATGAAGCGGCTGTCGGTGGCAAGAAACCACTTGCAAACAGCCAATGGACAGCTCAAACAACTCAATAATGACTTGCAGCAGATGAATCTCTGTCTGCAATCAACTAACTTAGAACTCTCCGAATCCAACCAGATCAAGGAGGAGTACATTGGGCGATTCATCAAGCTTTGTTCTACTTATATAGATAAACTGGATGCCTATCGGCGCATGGTGAGCAAGAAAATATCCACCGGACAGGCAGGCGAACTCTTGAAGATCGTGCGCTCTCAAGATGCCTTGGAACTGGAACTGAAAGAGTTATACGACAATTTCGACTCGGCCTTTCTTCAACTTTTCCCTGATTTCGTGAAGAAGTTTAATGAGCTACTGCAAGATGGTGAACCGGTACTTCCCAAGAAAGGTGAATTGCTCAATACGGAACTGAGGATATTCGCTCTCATTCGTTTGGGCATAGAAGACAGTTCACAGATAGCCGAATTTCTTCGTTATTCCGTAAACACGATTTATAACTACCGCGCTAAAGTGAAAAACAAAGCCCGTGTGTCTCGTGAAGACTTCGAATCACTGGTCTGCAAGATACGCTAA
- a CDS encoding carbohydrate kinase gives MRKVIGIGETILDVIFENNQPSTAVPGGSVFNGIVSLGRMGVDVRFISETGNDRVGGIILRFMEENNIPTDHVNVFPDGKSPVSLAFLNEKNDAEYIFYKEYPKQRLDVIYPQINEDDIVIFGSFYALNPVLRDKMTELLELARERKAIVYYDPNFRSTHKDQAMRLTPIIIENLEYADIVRGSNEDFFYMYGMEDVNKIYKDKIKFYCPNFIYTSGDGCISLRSNRLSKEYTVAPIETVSTIGAGDNFNAGIIFGMLKYGVRYRDLGNIDEETWDKVIQCGKDFSAEVCCSLNNSISKEFAAKYRNG, from the coding sequence ATGCGTAAAGTAATCGGTATAGGCGAAACCATACTGGACGTCATCTTTGAGAACAATCAACCTTCGACAGCTGTGCCGGGAGGATCCGTATTTAACGGAATCGTATCATTAGGACGCATGGGTGTGGACGTGCGTTTCATCAGCGAAACAGGCAATGATCGTGTGGGCGGCATTATCCTCCGCTTCATGGAAGAGAACAACATCCCTACTGATCACGTAAATGTGTTCCCCGATGGAAAATCACCCGTATCATTAGCCTTCCTCAACGAAAAGAATGATGCCGAATACATTTTTTACAAGGAATATCCCAAACAACGGCTCGATGTGATCTATCCGCAGATCAACGAAGACGACATTGTTATCTTCGGTTCTTTCTATGCCCTCAACCCCGTTCTTCGGGATAAGATGACAGAACTGCTGGAACTGGCTCGCGAACGCAAAGCCATTGTATATTACGATCCCAATTTCCGCAGTACACACAAAGATCAGGCAATGAGGCTTACACCCATCATCATCGAAAATCTGGAGTATGCCGACATTGTGCGAGGTTCAAATGAAGACTTCTTCTACATGTATGGCATGGAAGATGTAAACAAGATATACAAAGACAAGATTAAGTTCTATTGTCCCAACTTTATATATACATCCGGTGACGGTTGCATTTCACTCCGCAGCAACCGTCTCTCCAAGGAATACACGGTTGCACCAATCGAAACTGTAAGCACCATCGGAGCAGGCGATAACTTCAATGCCGGAATCATCTTTGGTATGCTAAAGTACGGAGTACGCTACCGTGACCTGGGCAACATTGACGAAGAGACATGGGATAAAGTGATTCAATGTGGAAAAGATTTCTCTGCTGAAGTTTGTTGCAGCCTGAACAACTCAATTTCGAAGGAGTTTGCCGCAAAATACCGTAACGGCTAA
- a CDS encoding pitrilysin family protein — protein sequence MDYNQHTLANGLRIIHEPSLSKVAYAGFAVDAGTRDEGDQEQGMAHFVEHLVFKGTTKRKAWHILNRMENVGGDLNAYTNKEETVIYASFLTPDLDRAIELMSDMMFHSTFPQPEIEKEREVVIDEIQSYEDNPSELIFDDYEDMIFRNHPLGHNILGNPDMLKTFRTEHLAAFVANHYQPSNMVLFVLGNFDFKKIVHLAEKYTKDLPFTAKIETRTPPALYVPEHRMIHKDTHQAHVMIGNRGYDAHNDKRTGLYLLNNILGGPGMNSKLNVSLRERRGLVYSVESNLTSYTDTGAFCIYFGTDPEDVDTCLKLTHKELKHMRDVKMTSSQLAIAKKQLIGQIGVASDNYENNALSMGKTFLHYNKYESSEVVFQRIESITAEELLEVANEMFAEEQLSTLIYR from the coding sequence ATGGATTACAATCAACATACGTTAGCGAATGGTCTTCGCATTATTCACGAACCCTCGCTCTCGAAAGTGGCCTATGCGGGCTTTGCAGTAGATGCCGGTACCCGCGATGAAGGAGATCAGGAGCAAGGGATGGCCCATTTTGTGGAGCATCTTGTGTTCAAAGGCACGACCAAACGAAAAGCATGGCACATCCTAAACCGTATGGAGAATGTGGGTGGTGATCTGAATGCTTACACCAATAAAGAAGAGACGGTGATATATGCCTCTTTTTTAACCCCTGATCTTGATCGGGCGATAGAGTTAATGTCGGATATGATGTTTCACTCTACCTTTCCTCAGCCCGAAATTGAGAAGGAGAGAGAGGTGGTCATTGATGAAATTCAGTCGTATGAAGACAATCCTTCCGAACTGATCTTCGATGATTATGAGGATATGATCTTTCGCAATCATCCTCTTGGGCACAACATCTTGGGTAACCCTGATATGCTGAAAACCTTTCGTACGGAACATCTTGCGGCATTTGTCGCCAATCATTATCAACCATCCAACATGGTTCTGTTTGTTTTGGGTAACTTCGACTTCAAAAAGATAGTTCATTTGGCCGAGAAGTACACCAAAGATTTGCCGTTTACCGCAAAGATTGAAACCCGTACACCTCCCGCACTTTATGTGCCCGAACACCGGATGATACATAAAGATACTCATCAGGCTCATGTGATGATAGGTAATCGGGGGTACGATGCCCATAATGATAAGCGTACAGGACTGTATTTGCTCAACAACATCTTGGGTGGTCCAGGCATGAACAGTAAGCTCAATGTGTCGCTTCGCGAGCGTCGCGGATTGGTTTACAGCGTAGAATCCAACCTTACTTCCTACACAGATACGGGCGCTTTCTGCATCTATTTTGGTACCGATCCGGAAGATGTGGATACTTGTTTGAAGCTTACTCACAAAGAATTGAAACACATGCGTGATGTGAAGATGACTTCTTCTCAACTGGCAATCGCCAAGAAGCAACTCATCGGGCAGATAGGCGTGGCATCGGATAATTACGAGAACAATGCTCTGAGCATGGGAAAAACCTTTCTACATTACAATAAGTACGAATCATCCGAGGTCGTTTTTCAGCGCATTGAGAGCATCACTGCCGAAGAACTGCTGGAGGTAGCCAATGAAATGTTTGCCGAGGAACAGCTTTCTACTCTGATCTATCGTTAG
- a CDS encoding SIS domain-containing protein — translation MIESIQELLQKEAEAVLNIPVTNAYEKAVNLIVEQIHQKKGKLVTSGMGKAGQIAMNIATTFCSTGIPSVFLHPSEAQHGDLGILQENDLLLLISNSGKTREIVELTQLAHNLNPELKFIVITGNADSPLADESDVCLCTGKPKEVCTLGMTPTTSTTIMTVIGDILVVQTMKRTGFSIEDYSKRHHGGYLGEKSRELCVK, via the coding sequence ATGATTGAATCGATTCAAGAGCTCTTGCAAAAAGAAGCTGAAGCCGTGCTGAACATACCGGTAACCAACGCTTACGAGAAAGCTGTAAATCTTATCGTAGAACAAATACATCAAAAGAAAGGCAAACTGGTAACCTCGGGCATGGGGAAAGCCGGACAAATAGCCATGAACATCGCTACAACCTTCTGCTCTACCGGCATACCATCCGTCTTCCTACACCCCAGTGAAGCTCAACATGGTGATTTGGGCATTCTGCAAGAGAACGATCTGTTGCTGTTAATCTCTAATTCAGGTAAAACACGTGAAATCGTGGAGCTTACACAACTGGCACACAATCTGAATCCCGAACTGAAATTCATCGTCATCACCGGAAACGCAGACAGTCCACTTGCTGATGAATCGGACGTGTGTCTTTGCACCGGAAAACCCAAAGAAGTATGCACACTCGGCATGACACCAACCACCTCGACTACCATAATGACCGTCATCGGAGACATCTTGGTTGTACAAACCATGAAGAGAACAGGATTCAGCATTGAAGATTATTCCAAACGCCACCACGGTGGATATCTGGGTGAAAAATCAAGAGAACTATGCGTAAAGTAA